Proteins found in one Zea mays cultivar B73 chromosome 1, Zm-B73-REFERENCE-NAM-5.0, whole genome shotgun sequence genomic segment:
- the LOC100282469 gene encoding Protein COP1 SUPPRESSOR 2 — protein MPRNFRKRGIEQDTDDRSDDEDTRRIALEEIKYMQKLRERKLGIPADLAAASTNGSSARGLLGTGAAVAGEAEKEDLVLQDTFAQETAVTIEDPNMLRYVETELAKKRGKMVDVGHKEEMDHVDELYTVPDHLKVKKKNSEESSTQWTTGIAEVQLPIEYKLRNIEETEAAKKLLQEKRLARKPKPDANIPSSYSADYFHRGKEYDEKLRRENPGLYKDNDSRPSGNPGGKATDTKNPDGVGAGRREAASDELMLQRFRKREKFRALRR, from the exons ATGCCGCGAAACTTCCGCAAGCGGGGCATCGAGCAGGACACTGACGAccgctccgacgacgaggacactCGCCG CATCGCCCTCGAGGAGATCAAGTACATGCAGAAGCTCCGGGAGAGGAAGCTGGGTATCCCCGCCGACCTCGCCGCCGCATCCACTAACGGGTCCTCCGCCCGTGGTCTATTGGGCACCGGGGCAGCGGTCGCCGGTGAGGCCGAGAAGGAGGACCTCGTCCTCCAGGACACCTTCGCTCAGGAGACCGCCGTCACTATCGAGGACCCCAACAT GTTGAGGTACGTGGAGACCGAGCTGGCGAAGAAGAGGGGTAAGATGGTTGATGTGGGACACAAGGAAGAGATGGACCATGTGGACGAGCTCTATACCGTGCCAGACCACCTCAAG gtaaagaagaagaactcAGAGGAGAGCTCGACACAATGGACAACTGGCATTGCTGAAGTTCAGCTGCCTATTGA GTACAAATTAAGAAACATCGAAGAAACCGAGGCGGCTAAAAAGTTGCTGCAAGAGAAAAGGCTTGCAAGAAAACCAAAACCAGATGCAAACATTCCATCAAGTTATAGTGCTGATTATTTCCACCGTGGCAAAGAATATGATGAAAAACTGCGAAGAG AGAATCCTGGGTTGTACAAAGATAATGATTCTCGGCCAAGTGGAAATCCAGGAGGCAAAGCAACAGATACTAAAAATCCAGATGGTGTTGGTGCAGGACGGAGAGAAGCTGCGAGTGATGAACTCATGCTTCAGCGTTTCCGCAAACGAGAAAAATTCCGCGCCCTTCGAAGATAA